From a region of the Synechococcus sp. RS9916 genome:
- the argJ gene encoding bifunctional glutamate N-acetyltransferase/amino-acid acetyltransferase ArgJ, which yields MAHSVGWTPIKGGITAPVGFQAAGITAGLKASGKPDLSLLLAPEGAVCAGTFTTSVVRAGCVDLCAQRLTEAGGSARAVLTNSGQANACTGDRGLIDSLRATQAVADRLGLEPEEVLICSTGVIGVPIAMDTLLTAVDPLVTALSAEGGEAAAAAILTTDLVDKQIALETELAGRRVRLGGMAKGSGMIHPDMATMLGYLTCDAGVPAEVWQRMVRRAVERSFNAITVDGDTSTNDTFLAFAAGEVLPADQYMALEQGVTLVAQHLARAIARDGEGATCLIEVQVEGASNEPDALRMARTVCGSSLVKTAVHGRDPNWGRIVAAAGRAGVPFDPAAVALWLGSHQLMERGEPIAFDRQAASAYLQACVDGAYLQSDCVQIRLVVGDGPSQAKAWGCDLSDQYVRINADYTT from the coding sequence ATGGCGCACTCCGTTGGCTGGACGCCCATTAAGGGTGGGATTACTGCCCCTGTCGGTTTTCAAGCCGCTGGCATTACGGCTGGTCTGAAGGCATCGGGCAAACCCGATCTCTCCCTTCTCTTGGCGCCAGAAGGAGCGGTGTGTGCTGGCACTTTCACCACGTCTGTGGTGCGTGCGGGTTGTGTGGATCTTTGTGCTCAACGCCTTACAGAGGCTGGCGGTTCTGCCAGAGCGGTGTTGACCAATTCTGGTCAGGCCAATGCCTGCACGGGCGACCGCGGGCTGATCGACAGCCTGCGGGCCACCCAGGCTGTGGCTGATCGCTTGGGTTTGGAGCCGGAAGAGGTCTTGATCTGCTCTACGGGTGTGATCGGTGTTCCAATCGCGATGGACACCTTGTTGACAGCTGTCGATCCTTTGGTCACAGCCTTGTCGGCCGAAGGCGGAGAGGCTGCGGCCGCAGCAATCCTCACCACTGATCTGGTCGACAAACAGATCGCACTGGAGACGGAGTTGGCCGGTCGGCGCGTGCGTCTGGGCGGGATGGCGAAGGGCTCCGGGATGATTCATCCCGATATGGCCACCATGCTCGGCTACCTCACCTGTGATGCGGGCGTGCCTGCTGAGGTTTGGCAGCGCATGGTGCGCCGCGCCGTGGAGCGGTCGTTCAACGCCATCACCGTTGATGGGGACACCAGCACCAATGACACCTTCTTGGCGTTTGCGGCTGGCGAGGTTTTGCCTGCTGATCAGTACATGGCTCTGGAGCAAGGGGTGACCCTGGTGGCGCAACATCTTGCGCGTGCCATTGCTCGGGATGGAGAAGGCGCTACTTGCCTGATTGAGGTGCAGGTGGAGGGCGCCAGCAATGAACCAGACGCGTTGCGCATGGCTCGCACGGTGTGCGGCTCGTCTCTTGTGAAAACAGCCGTGCACGGTCGCGATCCGAACTGGGGCCGGATTGTGGCAGCTGCGGGACGCGCTGGCGTGCCTTTTGATCCGGCGGCCGTGGCGCTTTGGCTCGGCTCGCATCAGTTGATGGAGCGAGGGGAACCGATTGCGTTTGATCGGCAGGCCGCGTCCGCATATCTGCAGGCCTGTGTGGATGGTGCGTACCTCCAGAGTGATTGCGTGCAGATTCGCCTGGTTGTCGGCGATGGGCCCTCCCAGGCGAAGGCCTGGGGATGTGATCTCTCGGATCAATACGTGCGCATCAATGCCGACTACACCACTTAG
- a CDS encoding AarF/ABC1/UbiB kinase family protein yields MGRLRLRAPLRGAWRALRIWRSVLTLIVLLWWDARAWTYPGGCTPERRAIRQQSRARWLTAELLTLGSAFIKLGQLLSARPDVLPAGWVAELADLQDKVPPFSFDRAQSVLEEELGQRCAEIIDLDQQPLGAASLAQVHRASLRSGRQVVLKIQRPGLERVFRLDLEVMQQVAAVLQRHPSWGRGRDWVAIAQECRRVLLRELDFRVEAQYAARFRQQFLDDSRIRVPGVIWELSSRRVLCLDYLPGIKINDRAALLDAGIDPSAVAEIGAASYLQQLVRYGFFHADPHPGNLAVASDGALIYYDFGMMGLLSEGLRRRLGSMVRAAAARDASGLVTEMQAAGVIASGIDVGPVRRLVRVMLKEALTPPFSPNVIDKLSGDLYELVYGQPFRLPVELIFVMRALSTFEGVGRSLDPGFSLVAIAKPYLLPLMTASGSGPNDLFNELGRQVGALSSKAVGIPRRLDESLERLEQGDLQLQIRMGESDRQFRRMVTAQHALGQSVLLAGLALSAALLGASARPLWALLPIAAGVPVGMGWLQLQVKLRRDARVEGLSGSGR; encoded by the coding sequence ATGGGCCGGTTGCGGTTGCGGGCGCCCCTGCGAGGGGCTTGGCGTGCCCTGCGGATCTGGCGATCAGTCCTCACCCTGATCGTGTTGTTGTGGTGGGATGCCCGCGCCTGGACGTATCCAGGCGGGTGCACGCCCGAACGGCGCGCGATTCGTCAGCAGAGCCGTGCCCGTTGGTTGACTGCTGAGCTGCTGACGCTGGGCTCGGCGTTCATCAAGCTCGGGCAATTGCTCTCGGCACGCCCAGATGTGCTGCCTGCAGGCTGGGTGGCGGAATTGGCCGACCTGCAAGACAAAGTTCCACCGTTCTCATTCGATCGGGCCCAGTCCGTTCTGGAGGAGGAGCTCGGCCAGCGTTGCGCGGAGATCATCGATCTCGACCAACAGCCCCTCGGGGCGGCCTCACTGGCCCAGGTGCACCGCGCCAGTCTGCGCAGCGGTCGCCAGGTGGTGCTCAAGATCCAACGGCCTGGGCTGGAACGTGTGTTTCGCCTTGATCTGGAGGTGATGCAGCAGGTGGCCGCTGTGTTGCAACGTCATCCCAGTTGGGGGCGAGGGCGCGACTGGGTGGCGATCGCCCAGGAGTGCAGGCGGGTCTTGCTGCGGGAACTCGATTTCCGCGTGGAAGCGCAATATGCCGCCCGTTTCCGCCAGCAGTTCCTTGATGACTCCCGCATTCGGGTGCCAGGGGTGATCTGGGAGCTGAGCAGCCGCAGGGTGCTGTGTCTCGACTATCTGCCCGGCATCAAGATCAACGATCGTGCGGCCCTGCTCGACGCGGGGATTGATCCCTCTGCGGTGGCGGAGATCGGTGCTGCCAGCTATCTGCAGCAATTGGTGCGTTACGGCTTTTTCCATGCCGATCCCCATCCCGGCAACCTGGCAGTGGCCAGTGATGGTGCCCTGATCTACTACGACTTCGGGATGATGGGCCTGCTCTCAGAAGGGCTCCGTCGCCGTTTGGGATCAATGGTGCGGGCGGCGGCCGCCCGCGACGCCTCTGGTCTGGTCACCGAGATGCAGGCCGCGGGTGTGATTGCCTCCGGGATTGATGTGGGTCCTGTGCGTCGGCTGGTGCGCGTGATGCTGAAGGAGGCCCTCACCCCGCCCTTCAGCCCCAATGTGATCGACAAGTTGTCGGGTGACCTCTACGAGCTCGTGTATGGCCAGCCCTTCCGTCTTCCGGTGGAGCTGATTTTTGTGATGCGGGCCCTCTCCACCTTTGAAGGCGTAGGACGCAGCCTCGATCCCGGCTTTAGCCTGGTGGCGATCGCCAAGCCTTACCTGCTGCCCCTGATGACTGCCAGTGGATCCGGCCCCAACGACCTGTTCAACGAGCTGGGGCGACAGGTGGGTGCCTTGAGCAGCAAGGCTGTCGGCATTCCCCGCCGCTTGGATGAAAGCCTCGAGCGCTTGGAGCAGGGAGATCTGCAGCTGCAGATCCGCATGGGTGAGTCCGATCGCCAGTTCCGGCGGATGGTGACCGCCCAGCACGCCCTGGGGCAATCGGTCCTCCTGGCGGGACTGGCTCTCTCCGCTGCCTTGTTGGGGGCGAGTGCGCGTCCGCTGTGGGCTCTTCTGCCGATTGCGGCAGGGGTGCCTGTGGGAATGGGTTGGCTGCAGCTGCAAGTCAAGTTGCGCCGTGACGCCCGTGTTGAGGGGTTGTCCGGTTCAGGTCGCTGA
- the gloA gene encoding lactoylglutathione lyase, with protein sequence MRMLHTMLRVGDLERSLRFYTEVLGMQLLRRKDYPSGRFTLAFVGYGPESDHTVLELTHNWDTKDYAIGDGYGHIALGVDDIVGTCQAIAERGGRVVREPGPMKHGNTVIAFVEDPDGYKVELIQLSSRSDAA encoded by the coding sequence ATGCGCATGCTTCACACCATGCTCCGGGTCGGCGACCTCGAGCGGTCTCTGCGGTTTTACACCGAGGTTCTGGGGATGCAGTTGCTGCGTCGCAAGGATTACCCCTCCGGCCGTTTCACCCTGGCGTTTGTCGGTTACGGCCCCGAGAGCGACCACACGGTGTTGGAGCTCACCCACAACTGGGATACCAAGGATTACGCCATCGGTGACGGCTATGGCCACATCGCCCTTGGGGTCGATGACATCGTCGGCACTTGCCAGGCCATCGCCGAACGGGGTGGACGGGTGGTGCGTGAACCCGGGCCGATGAAGCACGGCAACACCGTGATCGCCTTTGTGGAAGATCCCGATGGCTACAAAGTGGAATTAATTCAGCTGTCGTCCCGCTCGGACGCGGCTTAA
- a CDS encoding ATP-dependent Clp protease ATP-binding subunit, with product MTSSARPSVEPSASLTAEPDRFSDEAWDLLLAGQDLARRWRHGELDVEHLLQVLFSDRRYSELVDGLTLDPEELLDRLEGFLAEQPMARGDELFVGEDLEDLLEAADRCRGLWGSRLIEVSHLLIAMGRDPRVGADLFERLGLPADRLEAEVRQWRPVQREAMAVPTERAVASDRAVSAERSASKDGAPFRTSAAPRDDRAVPRSNRPGPRDLPAEADGPPSFPSQSQARESVPSSPASSGRRRSAPPATAVPVARVEPQPADPLLSDQVPEDEPTALQLYGRDLTAAAAQGQLDPVIGRDTEIRRLIKVLSRRGKNNPVLIGAPGVGKTAIAELLAQRIVAGEVPESLQGLRLVALDVGALIAGAKFRGQFEERLRSVLAEVSDPDAGVVLFIDELHTVVSSDRSSADAGSLLKPALARGDLRCIAATTPEDYRRTVEKDPALHRRFQQVPILEPSLDLSIEILRGLKERYELHHGVTITDDALVASTRLADRYISDRCLPDKAIDLIDEAAAQLKMDVTSKPQVVEDAEAELRRVELALLAAEQAPEAERVQLQRSRLEAANQLESLRERWQAERDQLSELRQLLQDDEDLRHAMAEAERGGDLEEAARLEYDQLHRVQQRRHDLEQTLAAAQAAGTALLREQVEAGDIADVVARWTGIPVQRLLAGERQKLLELDAHLGERVIGQPEAVQAVAAAIRRARAGMKDPRRPVGSFLFLGPTGVGKTELAKALAALLFDEDEALVRLDMSEFMERNAVARLLGAPPGYVGYEEGGQLTEAVRRRPYALLLLDEVEKAHPDVFNVLLQVLDDGRLTDSQGRTVDFRHTVVVMTSNLASRAILDSARQAQEEGADPAALAQTLATQVDDALGRQFRPEFLNRIDEVIRFRPLGVDDLERIVRLQLADLSTLMAEQGLELHVDSPVVRALAELGHEPEYGARPLRRVLRRHLENPLATELLEERFAGATAVKVTAGDAAGDPFRFAAES from the coding sequence ATGACCTCTTCGGCCCGCCCCAGCGTTGAACCTTCCGCCAGCCTCACGGCGGAGCCGGATCGCTTCAGCGATGAAGCCTGGGATCTACTGCTCGCAGGCCAGGACCTGGCCCGACGCTGGCGTCATGGCGAACTGGATGTGGAGCACTTGCTCCAGGTGCTGTTCAGCGACCGTCGCTACAGCGAGTTGGTGGATGGTCTGACTCTGGATCCCGAGGAGTTGCTCGATCGACTCGAAGGCTTTCTGGCTGAACAGCCGATGGCCCGTGGCGATGAACTGTTCGTTGGAGAGGATCTTGAGGATCTGCTGGAGGCCGCTGACCGGTGTCGTGGGCTGTGGGGCTCCCGGTTGATCGAGGTCTCCCATCTGCTGATCGCGATGGGACGGGACCCACGTGTCGGAGCGGATCTGTTTGAGCGCTTGGGCTTGCCGGCCGATCGGCTTGAGGCTGAGGTGCGTCAGTGGAGGCCAGTCCAGCGCGAAGCCATGGCCGTCCCTACCGAGAGGGCTGTTGCATCAGACAGGGCTGTCTCAGCAGAACGATCTGCCTCAAAAGATGGGGCCCCATTCAGAACGAGTGCTGCGCCTCGCGACGACAGGGCTGTCCCTCGCAGTAACAGGCCTGGCCCAAGAGACCTGCCTGCTGAGGCGGATGGACCGCCCTCGTTCCCCTCCCAGAGCCAGGCGCGCGAAAGCGTGCCGTCTTCCCCCGCATCAAGCGGCCGCAGGCGGAGTGCCCCTCCGGCCACTGCCGTTCCCGTGGCGCGCGTTGAGCCCCAACCGGCCGATCCTCTCCTCAGCGATCAGGTTCCGGAGGACGAGCCCACGGCCCTGCAGTTGTATGGGCGCGATCTCACCGCGGCAGCGGCCCAGGGTCAGCTCGATCCGGTGATCGGCCGCGACACCGAGATCCGGCGCTTGATCAAGGTGCTCTCCCGCCGCGGCAAGAACAACCCCGTGTTGATCGGTGCGCCGGGTGTCGGCAAAACCGCGATTGCGGAGTTGCTGGCCCAGCGGATCGTGGCTGGGGAGGTGCCGGAGTCGTTGCAGGGCTTGCGCCTGGTGGCCCTGGATGTGGGAGCGCTGATTGCTGGTGCCAAGTTTCGCGGCCAATTTGAAGAACGCCTGCGGTCCGTACTGGCGGAGGTCAGTGACCCTGATGCCGGCGTGGTGCTGTTTATTGACGAGCTGCACACGGTGGTGAGCAGTGATCGCTCCAGCGCTGATGCGGGCAGCCTGCTCAAGCCGGCGCTGGCCCGTGGGGATCTGCGCTGCATCGCCGCCACCACCCCGGAGGACTATCGCCGCACGGTGGAAAAGGACCCGGCACTGCATCGCCGTTTCCAGCAGGTGCCGATCCTCGAGCCATCGCTTGACCTCAGCATCGAGATCTTGCGCGGGTTGAAGGAGCGTTACGAGCTCCATCACGGGGTAACGATCACCGATGACGCCTTGGTGGCCTCCACGCGTCTGGCGGATCGCTACATCAGTGATCGCTGCTTGCCTGACAAGGCGATCGATCTGATCGATGAGGCGGCGGCTCAGTTGAAGATGGATGTGACCTCCAAGCCCCAGGTCGTGGAGGACGCTGAAGCGGAGTTACGCCGTGTGGAACTGGCTCTGCTGGCGGCGGAGCAGGCCCCGGAGGCAGAGCGGGTGCAGCTGCAGCGCTCGCGCCTTGAAGCAGCCAACCAACTCGAGAGCCTCAGGGAGCGCTGGCAGGCGGAGCGGGATCAGCTGTCGGAACTGCGCCAGCTCCTGCAGGACGACGAAGATTTGCGCCATGCCATGGCGGAGGCTGAGCGGGGCGGCGATCTTGAGGAAGCTGCGCGTTTGGAATACGACCAGTTGCATCGCGTGCAGCAGCGGCGCCATGACCTGGAGCAGACCCTGGCGGCAGCCCAGGCCGCCGGCACGGCCTTGCTTCGGGAGCAGGTGGAAGCTGGTGACATCGCTGATGTGGTGGCTCGCTGGACCGGGATCCCGGTCCAGCGCCTGTTGGCGGGTGAACGCCAAAAACTGCTGGAGCTGGACGCCCATCTCGGCGAGCGGGTGATCGGTCAGCCCGAGGCGGTGCAGGCGGTGGCGGCTGCCATCCGGCGCGCTCGGGCCGGCATGAAGGACCCGCGCCGGCCCGTGGGCTCTTTCCTGTTCCTAGGCCCCACTGGGGTGGGGAAGACGGAGTTGGCGAAGGCGTTAGCGGCCTTGCTGTTCGATGAAGACGAGGCTTTGGTGCGTCTCGACATGAGCGAGTTCATGGAGCGCAATGCCGTGGCGCGTTTGCTCGGGGCTCCTCCTGGCTACGTGGGCTACGAGGAAGGCGGTCAACTCACCGAAGCGGTGCGGCGTCGCCCCTATGCCCTGTTGCTGCTGGATGAGGTGGAGAAAGCCCATCCGGATGTGTTCAACGTGCTGCTGCAGGTGCTTGACGATGGCCGCCTCACCGATTCCCAGGGCCGCACGGTCGACTTCCGCCACACCGTGGTGGTGATGACCAGCAACCTGGCCAGCCGGGCCATCCTGGACAGTGCCCGGCAGGCCCAAGAGGAGGGTGCTGATCCGGCGGCGCTGGCGCAGACCCTCGCGACCCAGGTGGATGACGCCCTGGGCCGGCAGTTCAGGCCGGAGTTCCTCAACCGCATTGATGAAGTGATTCGCTTCCGGCCTTTGGGGGTCGATGACCTGGAGCGGATCGTGCGTTTGCAGCTGGCGGATCTCTCGACGCTGATGGCTGAGCAAGGGCTCGAGCTACACGTGGATTCCCCTGTGGTGCGGGCCCTGGCGGAGCTCGGTCACGAGCCTGAATACGGTGCAAGGCCCCTGCGCCGGGTGCTGCGCCGCCATCTTGAGAATCCCCTGGCCACCGAACTACTGGAGGAGCGCTTTGCCGGTGCGACAGCCGTGAAGGTCACGGCCGGTGATGCAGCCGGTGATCCCTTCCGATTTGCAGCTGAGTCTTGA
- a CDS encoding phytanoyl-CoA dioxygenase family protein: MKPQLFDPQRLALINQQLQAQATATGLQPGRQALLGIQADGAHLHADRFNQELFALLTDPALVAAVKEVSGLDAVRPFQFDLLTKAPGGPGTPWHRDRDFLPIDRQSYTCWIPLDPIPAHCTLVYAEGTAQLSPEQSDIPHPDALQQLLERHGAPMQALPAMQPGDVDIHEGQVWHYGPANATPHWRRALGVAYVADGTRLCTHPPGFSGAAGATMRATTLRTLFGPDAEGQAVQGSRHPRL; the protein is encoded by the coding sequence CTGAAACCCCAGCTCTTCGATCCTCAGCGCTTGGCGCTGATCAACCAGCAGTTGCAAGCCCAGGCCACCGCCACAGGCCTGCAGCCAGGTCGCCAAGCACTGTTAGGCATTCAGGCCGACGGTGCCCACCTGCATGCCGACCGCTTCAATCAGGAGCTGTTTGCCTTGCTCACCGACCCAGCCCTGGTGGCGGCGGTGAAAGAGGTGAGTGGCCTTGATGCTGTGCGGCCGTTTCAGTTCGATCTGCTCACCAAAGCCCCCGGTGGCCCTGGCACGCCCTGGCACCGGGACCGCGATTTCCTGCCAATCGATCGCCAGTCCTACACCTGCTGGATCCCACTGGATCCAATCCCAGCGCATTGCACGTTGGTGTACGCGGAAGGAACGGCACAGCTCTCACCTGAGCAAAGCGACATTCCCCACCCCGATGCCCTCCAGCAGCTGCTGGAGCGGCATGGAGCTCCGATGCAAGCCCTTCCAGCCATGCAGCCAGGGGATGTGGACATTCACGAGGGCCAGGTGTGGCACTACGGGCCTGCCAATGCCACGCCCCACTGGCGGCGCGCCCTCGGCGTCGCCTACGTGGCGGATGGCACCCGACTTTGCACCCACCCCCCTGGGTTTTCAGGAGCGGCTGGTGCCACGATGCGGGCCACCACCCTGCGCACCCTGTTCGGCCCTGACGCTGAAGGGCAAGCCGTGCAGGGTTCCCGGCATCCGCGGCTCTAA
- the eno gene encoding phosphopyruvate hydratase, translating into MLDSLDLVIDTIVAREVLDSRGNPTVEAEVLLEGGASGRAIVPSGASTGAHEAHELRDGGSRYMGKGVTKAVDHIEDRIAPALCGLSALDQAAVDSTMQELDGSENKSNLGANSILAVSMATARAAANGVGLPLYRYLGGPMASLLPVPLMNVINGGAHAANSLDFQEFMLVPHGAPTFREALRMGTEVFHTLKGLLHDRGLSTSVGDEGGFAPDLGNIEAGDVLVQAIEKAGYKPGEQISLALDVASTEFFKDGRYAFDGGSFDSAEMVGQLEQLVNRFPIVSIEDGLAEDDWSGWKLLTERLGSKVQLVGDDLFVTNSKRLQQGIDQGVANSILIKVNQIGSLTETLQAIDLAGRSGYTSVISHRSGETEDTTIADLSVATRAGQIKTGSLSRSERVAKYNQLLRIEDELGSQAVYAGAAGQGPRGNG; encoded by the coding sequence GTGCTCGACTCCCTCGATCTCGTCATCGACACCATCGTGGCCAGGGAGGTGCTCGACTCCCGTGGCAACCCCACGGTGGAAGCAGAGGTCCTGCTCGAGGGCGGCGCCAGCGGAAGAGCGATTGTGCCCAGTGGTGCCAGTACAGGCGCCCATGAAGCCCACGAACTGCGGGACGGCGGCAGCCGCTACATGGGCAAAGGTGTGACCAAAGCGGTGGATCACATCGAAGACCGCATCGCTCCAGCCCTCTGCGGACTCTCCGCGCTGGATCAGGCCGCAGTCGACTCCACCATGCAGGAGCTCGACGGAAGCGAGAACAAATCGAACCTGGGTGCCAACTCCATCCTGGCCGTGAGCATGGCCACCGCACGGGCGGCAGCCAATGGTGTGGGCCTGCCCCTTTACCGCTATCTGGGCGGTCCGATGGCGTCGCTGTTGCCAGTGCCGCTGATGAACGTGATCAACGGTGGCGCCCACGCCGCCAACAGCCTGGATTTCCAAGAATTCATGCTGGTGCCCCACGGCGCACCCACCTTCCGGGAAGCCCTGCGCATGGGCACCGAGGTGTTCCACACCCTTAAGGGCCTCCTGCATGACCGCGGTCTGAGCACCTCCGTGGGTGATGAAGGTGGTTTCGCCCCCGATCTGGGCAACATCGAAGCCGGTGACGTGCTGGTGCAGGCCATCGAAAAAGCTGGCTACAAACCCGGCGAGCAGATCTCCCTGGCCCTGGACGTGGCCAGCACCGAGTTCTTCAAGGACGGCCGTTACGCCTTCGACGGCGGCAGCTTCGACAGCGCTGAGATGGTTGGCCAGCTGGAGCAGCTGGTGAACCGCTTCCCAATCGTGTCAATCGAGGACGGTCTGGCCGAAGACGACTGGAGCGGCTGGAAGCTGCTCACCGAGCGTCTGGGCAGCAAGGTGCAGCTGGTCGGTGATGACCTGTTCGTGACCAACAGCAAGCGCCTGCAACAGGGCATCGATCAGGGCGTGGCCAACTCGATCCTGATCAAGGTCAACCAGATCGGCTCCCTCACCGAGACCCTGCAAGCCATCGATCTGGCAGGTCGCTCCGGCTACACCAGCGTGATCAGCCACCGCAGCGGCGAGACCGAAGACACCACCATCGCTGATCTGTCGGTGGCCACCCGCGCCGGCCAGATCAAAACCGGCTCCCTCAGCCGCAGCGAGCGCGTCGCCAAATACAACCAGCTGCTGCGCATCGAAGACGAGCTGGGCAGCCAAGCCGTCTACGCCGGTGCTGCTGGTCAGGGCCCCCGAGGCAACGGCTGA